In a single window of the Streptomyces sp. NBC_00353 genome:
- a CDS encoding DUF2637 domain-containing protein — MAAMQLTRTHRVLIGVVVAGAAIIAAIGFAGSYAAVRALAEQKGFGNFSLVFPIGIDAGICVLLALDLLLTWMRIPFPLLRQTAWLLTAATIAFNGAAAWPDPLGVGMHAVIPVLFVVAVEAARHAVGRIADLTADKHMEGVRLTRWLLSPVPTFKLWRRMKLWELRSYEQVIKLEQDRLIYQARLQARFGRNWRRKAPVESLMPLRLAKFGVPLADTGPAGLAAAGIEPVLLPPAPAPAAVETVHHQAELPYAPQPQYAEPQQHQPQQPQQPHAHPSDPAAEEWPQEGPGSHESPWFAAPQVPEGAYEGTYNPTYVEGLEPTPVMIPSGPGGRTRPLGNVGTIGAVPHPRSEEPLPGAPEQPQQPQEPEADPVEWAQEDAEFGEIAYEVFSAYTHQHNDYPSVEVLDIHLSDGHNVRHPRSAALLRRLLPGFKQRFDNEMAENHIA; from the coding sequence GTGGCCGCGATGCAGCTGACACGCACGCACCGGGTACTCATCGGGGTCGTCGTCGCCGGCGCGGCAATCATCGCCGCGATCGGCTTCGCGGGCTCGTACGCCGCGGTGCGCGCGCTCGCAGAACAGAAGGGCTTCGGGAACTTCTCCCTGGTCTTCCCGATCGGCATCGACGCGGGCATCTGCGTACTGCTGGCGCTGGACCTGCTCCTGACCTGGATGCGGATACCGTTCCCGCTGCTGCGCCAGACGGCCTGGCTGCTGACCGCCGCGACGATCGCCTTCAACGGCGCCGCGGCCTGGCCCGACCCGCTCGGCGTCGGCATGCACGCGGTGATCCCGGTGCTGTTCGTGGTCGCGGTCGAGGCCGCCCGGCACGCGGTCGGCCGGATAGCCGACCTGACGGCCGACAAGCACATGGAGGGTGTCCGGCTCACCCGCTGGCTGCTCTCCCCCGTCCCCACGTTCAAGCTGTGGCGCCGGATGAAGCTGTGGGAGCTGCGTTCGTACGAGCAGGTCATCAAGCTCGAACAGGACCGGCTGATCTACCAGGCCCGGCTCCAGGCGCGTTTCGGCCGGAACTGGCGCCGCAAGGCCCCCGTCGAGTCGCTGATGCCGCTGCGGCTGGCGAAGTTCGGCGTTCCGCTGGCCGACACTGGCCCGGCCGGGCTGGCCGCAGCGGGCATCGAACCGGTCCTGCTGCCCCCGGCGCCGGCCCCGGCCGCCGTCGAGACGGTCCACCACCAGGCCGAATTGCCGTACGCCCCGCAGCCGCAGTACGCGGAGCCCCAACAGCACCAGCCACAACAGCCGCAACAGCCGCACGCCCACCCCTCCGACCCGGCCGCCGAGGAATGGCCTCAGGAGGGCCCCGGCTCGCACGAGAGCCCGTGGTTCGCGGCGCCGCAGGTCCCGGAGGGCGCGTACGAGGGTACGTACAACCCGACGTACGTCGAGGGCCTTGAGCCCACCCCGGTCATGATCCCGTCGGGCCCGGGCGGCCGCACCCGCCCGCTGGGCAACGTGGGCACGATCGGTGCGGTCCCCCACCCCCGCAGCGAAGAGCCCCTGCCGGGGGCGCCGGAGCAGCCCCAGCAGCCCCAGGAGCCCGAGGCGGACCCGGTCGAGTGGGCACAGGAGGACGCGGAGTTCGGCGAAATCGCGTACGAGGTGTTCAGCGCGTACACGCACCAGCACAACGACTACCCGAGCGTCGAGGTCCTCGACATACATCTCTCGGACGGCCACAACGTCAGGCACCCGCGCAGCGCGGCCCTGCTCCGCCGTCTGCTGCCGGGTTTCAAGCAGCGCTTCGACAACGAGATGGCCGAGAACCACATCGCGTGA
- a CDS encoding DUF3558 family protein: protein MHRSASRLTRILACAAVPVMLVVAGCSSDSGSKKESGGSSSSAPGAKKSVPAVAPAKFAELPDPCKAISTKTITSLVPKAKSKAGSPATSSDTSARAGCSWNGLDDNGVKGSQYRWLDVGFTRFDSDQALGSGAKRAEDDFTKQLAKTRTAEGAKKIVEAPVSGIGEQATKVTYDLTKTGEDFKYATIVARTGNVVVTLTYNGAGYAGAKTPSGADILKDAEKAAKEAVTAVADANANADDKQSSPSASPSKSAKSSSKSSSN from the coding sequence ATGCACCGATCAGCCTCGCGACTCACCCGCATACTCGCCTGCGCCGCCGTCCCGGTGATGCTCGTCGTCGCCGGCTGTTCGTCGGACTCCGGCAGCAAGAAGGAGTCGGGCGGCTCGTCCTCCTCCGCCCCGGGCGCGAAGAAGTCGGTGCCGGCGGTCGCGCCGGCGAAGTTCGCCGAGCTGCCCGACCCGTGCAAGGCGATCTCCACGAAGACGATCACCTCGCTGGTCCCCAAGGCCAAGAGCAAGGCCGGTTCGCCGGCCACGTCCAGCGACACCTCCGCGCGCGCCGGCTGCTCCTGGAACGGCCTCGACGACAACGGCGTCAAGGGCTCGCAGTACCGCTGGCTCGACGTCGGCTTCACTCGCTTCGACTCGGACCAGGCCCTCGGCAGCGGCGCGAAGCGTGCCGAGGACGACTTCACGAAGCAGCTCGCCAAGACCAGGACGGCCGAGGGCGCGAAGAAGATCGTGGAGGCCCCCGTCAGCGGCATCGGCGAGCAGGCCACCAAGGTCACGTACGACCTCACCAAGACCGGTGAGGACTTCAAGTACGCGACGATCGTGGCGCGTACGGGGAACGTCGTCGTCACTCTGACCTACAACGGCGCGGGTTACGCGGGTGCGAAGACGCCGTCCGGCGCCGACATCCTCAAGGACGCCGAGAAGGCCGCCAAGGAAGCCGTCACCGCAGTCGCCGACGCGAACGCCAACGCCGACGACAAGCAGTCGAGCCCGTCGGCGAGCCCGTCGAAGTCGGCCAAGTCGTCGTCCAAGTCGTCGTCGAACTAG
- a CDS encoding DUF3558 domain-containing protein: MAYVPGAALLAALVVGCSAGTGTDGSAADSRPGGPTASPAAPAGKYRTLPDPCRSVAHSTLKDLLPGVAELPEDQQEKAYAGTASVTYDTDRRVGCTWKAEAPDSSRSLSLDFERVVSYDTSVSDDDRADEVYGKKEAAAHLPSSASDSPSDSPSDSPSDSPSGSAPSDEETDGETDGKSGDAATEDLQPRVLDNLGDAAFLDDLLIQAGSTAQHRTVSVVFRTSNVIVTVRYTEQPALSTEIPDSKELQEKAQALARKLVDKFSE, encoded by the coding sequence ATGGCGTACGTACCCGGCGCCGCGCTCCTCGCAGCGCTTGTCGTCGGCTGTAGCGCCGGCACCGGAACTGACGGCTCCGCCGCCGACAGCAGGCCCGGCGGCCCGACAGCTTCCCCCGCCGCACCAGCGGGCAAGTACCGCACACTTCCCGACCCCTGCCGCTCGGTCGCGCACTCCACCCTGAAGGACCTGCTTCCGGGTGTCGCCGAACTGCCGGAGGACCAGCAGGAGAAGGCGTACGCGGGAACGGCCTCCGTGACCTACGACACGGACCGCCGCGTCGGCTGCACATGGAAGGCCGAGGCCCCGGACTCGTCCCGCAGCCTCTCCCTCGACTTCGAGCGGGTCGTCTCGTACGACACCTCCGTGAGCGACGACGACCGCGCCGACGAGGTGTACGGGAAGAAGGAGGCCGCCGCCCATCTGCCGTCCTCCGCATCGGACTCCCCCTCGGACTCCCCCTCGGACTCCCCCTCGGACTCCCCGTCGGGCTCGGCACCGAGCGACGAGGAGACCGACGGTGAGACCGACGGAAAGAGCGGCGACGCAGCCACCGAAGACCTTCAACCGCGCGTCCTCGACAACCTCGGAGATGCCGCATTTCTGGACGATCTACTCATCCAGGCAGGTTCCACCGCACAGCACCGCACGGTGAGCGTGGTATTCCGCACATCGAACGTCATCGTGACCGTCCGGTACACCGAGCAGCCCGCCCTCTCCACGGAGATCCCCGACAGCAAGGAACTGCAGGAGAAAGCCCAGGCGCTGGCCCGGAAGCTGGTCGACAAGTTCAGCGAATAG
- a CDS encoding RtcB family protein → MSYVEVSGAKVPIRMWADPASVEGGAMQQLQNVSTLPWIKGLAVMPDVHYGKGATVGSVIAMHGAVCPAAVGVDIGCGMSAVKTSLTANDLPGDLSRLRSKIEQAIPVGRGMHDDVVDPGRLHGFPTAGWDDFWGRFEGVADAVKFRRERATKQMGTLGSGNHFIEFCLDESGSVWLMLHSGSRNIGKELAEHHIGVAQKLTHNQGLVDRDLAVFIADTPQMAAYRNDLFWAQEYAKRNRAIMMGLFQDVVRKEFKKARVTFDPVISCHHNYVAEERYDGMDLLVTRKGAIRAGSGDLGIIPGSMGTGSYIVKGLGNAKSFNSASHGAGRKMSRNAAKRRFSTRDLEEQTRGVECRKDSGVVDEIPGAYKPIEQVIEQQRDLVEVVAKLKQVVCVKG, encoded by the coding sequence ATGTCGTATGTAGAGGTGTCGGGGGCCAAGGTCCCCATCCGGATGTGGGCCGACCCGGCTTCGGTCGAGGGCGGCGCGATGCAGCAGCTGCAGAATGTGTCCACCCTGCCCTGGATCAAGGGGCTCGCCGTCATGCCCGACGTGCATTACGGCAAGGGTGCGACCGTCGGCTCGGTGATCGCGATGCACGGTGCGGTCTGCCCGGCTGCGGTGGGGGTGGACATCGGCTGCGGAATGTCCGCGGTGAAGACCTCCCTGACCGCCAACGACCTGCCGGGAGATCTGTCGCGGCTGCGGTCGAAGATCGAGCAGGCCATCCCGGTCGGGCGTGGGATGCACGACGACGTCGTGGACCCCGGGCGGCTGCACGGCTTCCCGACGGCGGGCTGGGACGACTTCTGGGGACGGTTCGAGGGGGTGGCCGATGCGGTCAAGTTCCGTCGGGAGCGTGCCACGAAGCAGATGGGAACGCTTGGGTCGGGCAACCACTTCATCGAGTTCTGCCTCGACGAGTCGGGTTCGGTCTGGCTGATGCTGCACTCCGGATCCCGGAACATCGGCAAGGAGCTCGCCGAGCACCACATCGGGGTGGCGCAGAAGCTGACGCACAACCAGGGACTGGTCGACCGCGACCTGGCCGTCTTCATCGCGGACACACCGCAGATGGCGGCCTACCGCAACGACCTGTTCTGGGCCCAGGAGTACGCGAAGCGCAACCGCGCGATCATGATGGGGCTCTTCCAGGACGTGGTCCGCAAGGAGTTCAAGAAGGCCCGGGTGACCTTCGACCCGGTCATCTCCTGCCACCACAACTATGTGGCGGAGGAGCGGTACGACGGCATGGACCTGCTGGTCACGCGTAAGGGTGCGATCCGGGCCGGGTCGGGGGACCTCGGCATCATCCCTGGATCGATGGGCACCGGCTCGTACATCGTGAAGGGCCTCGGGAACGCGAAGTCGTTCAACTCGGCCTCGCACGGAGCCGGCCGGAAGATGAGCCGCAACGCGGCCAAGCGGCGCTTCTCGACACGGGATCTCGAGGAGCAGACGCGGGGTGTGGAGTGTCGTAAGGACTCCGGCGTCGTGGACGAGATTCCGGGGGCGTACAAGCCGATCGAGCAGGTCATCGAGCAGCAGCGGGACCTCGTGGAGGTCGTCGCGAAGCTGAAGCAGGTGGTGTGCGTGAAGGGCTGA